From Novosphingobium decolorationis, one genomic window encodes:
- a CDS encoding universal stress protein: MISAASAFPALAQASPRPQSGIVACIDCSDHDAWIYSHARALATTLDVPITLLQVLDGEGSTRSRPDPIECNLRRREALRALDRCAAATSAPPTKTSIELAEGQTAEEICRFVRECDDGMVVLGRRGRQEAGRPGMGATVHKVLMQTPAPVLLVPVEAPLPAAPYRRVVVPLDGSRWAESVLPLAVRLAKASEAELLLVHVVPTPEMIEARPLEVEDKKLQQALIERNEQAARSYLDRTKSNLSASGLRMRTISIRGEDVREVLCDLIQRERADIAVLPARGHSHRHVSDVPYGTVASYLMTHCNVPMLVTPATIRSGKAQIAVGHNCLRLPLAAQA, translated from the coding sequence TTGATATCAGCCGCTTCAGCATTTCCAGCTCTGGCGCAGGCGTCCCCCCGACCGCAGTCCGGGATTGTCGCCTGTATCGATTGCTCCGATCATGATGCGTGGATCTACTCACACGCTCGTGCGCTCGCGACAACGCTCGACGTCCCTATTACCCTGCTACAAGTACTTGACGGCGAGGGCTCGACGCGCTCTCGTCCAGACCCGATTGAATGTAACCTCCGGCGGCGCGAAGCCCTGCGCGCCCTCGATCGATGCGCCGCCGCGACCAGCGCACCTCCAACCAAAACCTCCATCGAATTGGCCGAAGGCCAAACCGCGGAGGAAATTTGCCGCTTTGTCCGAGAGTGCGACGACGGCATGGTCGTACTGGGAAGACGAGGCAGGCAAGAGGCCGGTCGCCCGGGCATGGGGGCAACCGTGCACAAGGTGCTCATGCAGACGCCAGCCCCGGTCCTGCTCGTACCGGTAGAGGCCCCGCTTCCGGCAGCGCCCTACAGAAGGGTTGTGGTGCCGCTTGACGGCTCTCGTTGGGCTGAGAGCGTGCTGCCCCTAGCTGTGCGTCTTGCGAAGGCCTCGGAAGCGGAACTCCTGCTCGTCCATGTCGTCCCTACGCCCGAGATGATCGAGGCACGGCCCCTGGAAGTCGAGGACAAGAAGCTTCAACAAGCCCTTATAGAGCGAAATGAGCAAGCAGCACGCAGCTACCTGGATCGAACGAAATCCAACCTCTCGGCGTCCGGTCTACGAATGCGTACGATTTCGATCCGTGGCGAGGATGTACGCGAGGTGCTGTGCGATCTTATTCAGCGCGAGAGGGCCGATATTGCCGTCCTGCCCGCGCGCGGCCACAGCCATCGGCATGTTTCCGACGTACCCTATGGAACGGTCGCCTCCTACCTGATGACGCATTGCAATGTACCAATGCTCGTAACGCCTGCGACAATCCGCTCGGGAAAAGCGCAGATCGCCGTAGGGCATAATTGCCTCCGGCTACCCCTCGCCGCCCAAGCCTGA
- a CDS encoding four-helix bundle copper-binding protein translates to MMIERRELLMAGAGLAAAGTLAAPAAAQQHRMEGMAMSMTDCIDDCVASHRMCLETAAWLTKQGGASATASLIAMLNDCAELCQATANSMLRESPLHTILCRACADACERCARECLSHVVGERIKRCSATCKDCAASCRMMADMAS, encoded by the coding sequence ATCATGATCGAGAGACGCGAATTGCTGATGGCGGGCGCCGGCCTTGCCGCCGCCGGAACGCTGGCTGCGCCGGCGGCGGCGCAGCAGCATCGAATGGAAGGGATGGCGATGTCGATGACGGACTGCATCGACGATTGCGTGGCGTCTCACCGCATGTGCCTGGAAACCGCCGCCTGGCTGACGAAGCAAGGCGGCGCGTCAGCCACGGCGTCGCTGATCGCCATGCTGAACGACTGTGCGGAACTGTGCCAGGCGACCGCCAACTCGATGCTGCGCGAATCCCCGCTCCATACCATCCTGTGTCGCGCCTGCGCTGACGCCTGCGAACGATGTGCGCGGGAATGCCTGAGCCACGTCGTGGGCGAGCGGATCAAGCGTTGCTCGGCTACCTGCAAGGATTGCGCCGCCAGCTGTCGGATGATGGCGGACATGGCCAGCTGA
- a CDS encoding IS110 family transposase gives MDVSVLGVDLGKNSCSVVGLDATGKVVVRRRMRRETVIAYAGTLPPCVVAMEACCGAHHMGRALERQGHTIRLMSPEYVRPYVKAQKNDDRDAEAIAEAATRPTMRFVELKSEEQLDMQTLHRIRDQLVGERTSLMNQIRSLLLERGHIVPQGRAKLAVRLAELLDADEPVLGCRIHRLVSDMRQRWTALDERIGDLDAEFTQAAQEDERTRRLLTIPGIGALNATALVAAVGDARTFGRGRDLAAWLSLVPRQATTGGKPRLLGISKRGSRYLRKILIQGARSSLPTMSKSDTRLGAWLRGLLARSHANTVVVALAAKMARIVWALLRHERTFNPVAQAA, from the coding sequence ATGGACGTATCGGTTCTTGGAGTAGATCTGGGCAAGAACAGCTGCAGCGTGGTTGGTCTGGATGCAACCGGGAAGGTCGTCGTCCGCCGGCGAATGCGGCGCGAGACGGTCATCGCATATGCAGGCACTCTGCCGCCGTGCGTCGTGGCCATGGAGGCCTGCTGCGGTGCGCATCACATGGGCCGTGCGCTGGAGCGGCAGGGACATACCATTCGCTTGATGTCACCTGAGTATGTCCGCCCCTACGTCAAGGCCCAGAAGAATGACGACCGCGATGCCGAGGCGATCGCGGAAGCTGCGACACGGCCGACTATGCGATTTGTCGAGCTGAAGTCCGAAGAACAGCTGGACATGCAGACGCTGCATCGCATTCGTGATCAGCTCGTCGGTGAACGCACTTCGCTAATGAACCAGATTCGGAGCCTGCTTCTGGAACGTGGCCACATCGTACCCCAAGGCCGTGCAAAGCTCGCCGTCCGGCTTGCCGAGTTGCTTGACGCAGACGAGCCAGTGCTTGGCTGCCGCATCCACCGGCTTGTAAGTGATATGCGGCAGCGCTGGACCGCACTCGACGAGCGGATCGGCGATCTCGATGCCGAGTTCACCCAAGCGGCGCAGGAGGACGAGCGCACGCGGCGCCTGCTGACCATACCCGGCATCGGGGCGCTTAATGCGACCGCGCTTGTGGCCGCAGTTGGCGATGCCCGCACTTTCGGGCGTGGCCGTGATCTTGCCGCGTGGCTGAGCTTGGTACCACGACAAGCGACAACGGGGGGCAAGCCGCGACTGCTGGGAATCAGCAAGCGCGGTAGCCGTTATCTTCGCAAGATCCTTATCCAGGGAGCGCGTTCGTCGTTACCAACGATGAGCAAGAGTGACACACGCCTTGGCGCCTGGCTGCGCGGTCTGCTTGCGCGCTCCCACGCCAACACCGTCGTGGTCGCCCTGGCTGCCAAGATGGCACGTATAGTCTGGGCGCTGCTCCGCCACGAGCGCACCTTCAATCCGGTTGCGCAAGCGGCCTGA
- a CDS encoding DUF1622 domain-containing protein, producing the protein MITIEVDWLSAFFRLAVIGLELAGTLTILVGAGLATFLFARRARAGDRTEAYSAFRSALGRSILLGLEFLVAGDIVKSLVINPTLDDLIVLAGLVLVRTFLSISLGVEINGHWPWEETRMAREKARAASDGSPATAEAAGCGTALKR; encoded by the coding sequence ATGATCACCATTGAGGTCGACTGGCTGAGCGCCTTCTTCCGGCTCGCGGTGATCGGCCTGGAACTGGCGGGCACGCTGACCATCCTGGTCGGCGCGGGGCTCGCAACCTTTCTGTTTGCGCGGCGGGCGAGGGCGGGCGACCGAACCGAGGCCTATAGCGCGTTCCGATCGGCGCTCGGCCGCAGCATCCTGCTCGGCCTGGAATTTCTGGTCGCCGGCGACATCGTCAAGTCGCTGGTGATCAACCCGACGCTCGACGATCTCATCGTGCTGGCCGGGCTTGTGCTGGTGCGGACCTTCCTGAGCATCTCGCTCGGGGTCGAGATCAACGGCCACTGGCCCTGGGAGGAAACGCGGATGGCGCGGGAGAAGGCGCGTGCGGCGTCGGATGGGTCGCCGGCTACGGCTGAGGCCGCCGGATGCGGCACAGCGCTCAAGCGATAG
- a CDS encoding 2Fe-2S iron-sulfur cluster-binding protein, whose protein sequence is MSRRISLRRLSLGCAIALSLSAGAGAQEGEDHAAHHGAGMPAGGGMSAPASSGSSDMAKMMNPMMDRMINGEGENEHGHESRRTGFISQLLAFPALDEAARQRVAAQAGERVSTGLAMINAASADGARATTVSARLDAARRLREGTDLFRSGTAAQGAIGGLQPPREVGLAWLRDQLDIDQAAPGHADHWFGISPSHLLLMLFLGLVSATLIALQIFRLRRIGAIAGGVATAKTSEKPEPKAVPPAAKFAPAPAPVAGSAGLASSNAAAPAGASLRKPKSWAGQLRVVQIVRETPSVLTFRLADPAADRLPFDFLPGQFLQVEVEPEAGKTARRSYTIASSPTQRAYVELTVKREEQGVVSRYLHDKVVADDLLKVSGPFGAFTFTGTDAQSIVLIAGGVGITPMMSVLRYLTDTAWKGDIFFFYGARSTEEFVFRDELERLERRFPNLHVVAAMQRAPGTVWMGPEGPITREMILAAVPEIASRRIHMCGPPAMMGAMRGVLAELGVPEAQLHTEAFGPASLPADHEDLEVKPAPAPAAKPAPSAEVAPSTVTFSVSGVSAALPADETVLEAAEGAGVEISYACRAGTCGACVVKLLQGEVTMEVESGLAPADKAQGYVLACQAKGTGTPLVVEA, encoded by the coding sequence ATGTCCAGGCGGATCAGCCTTCGACGCTTGAGCCTCGGCTGCGCAATCGCTCTCAGCCTGTCCGCGGGCGCGGGCGCGCAGGAGGGCGAGGATCATGCCGCGCATCATGGCGCAGGCATGCCGGCCGGCGGGGGCATGTCCGCACCGGCATCGTCGGGGTCGTCGGACATGGCGAAGATGATGAACCCCATGATGGATCGCATGATCAATGGGGAAGGGGAGAATGAGCACGGCCACGAATCGCGCCGGACCGGCTTCATCTCGCAACTGCTCGCCTTTCCCGCGCTCGACGAAGCGGCAAGGCAGCGGGTCGCTGCGCAGGCTGGCGAACGGGTAAGCACGGGCCTAGCGATGATCAACGCCGCCTCGGCCGACGGCGCGCGTGCAACCACGGTCTCGGCCCGACTCGATGCGGCGCGCCGCCTGCGCGAGGGAACCGACCTGTTCCGGTCCGGCACCGCCGCGCAGGGCGCGATCGGCGGCTTGCAGCCGCCCCGGGAGGTCGGGCTTGCCTGGCTGCGCGATCAGCTCGACATCGACCAGGCCGCGCCCGGCCATGCCGACCACTGGTTCGGCATCTCGCCCTCACACCTCCTTCTCATGCTCTTCCTGGGGCTGGTGAGCGCCACGCTGATCGCGCTGCAGATCTTCCGCCTCCGGCGGATCGGGGCGATCGCCGGCGGTGTCGCCACCGCCAAGACCTCGGAAAAGCCGGAGCCGAAGGCTGTCCCGCCCGCTGCGAAGTTCGCGCCCGCACCTGCCCCCGTTGCCGGCAGCGCCGGGCTCGCCTCGAGCAATGCGGCCGCGCCCGCGGGAGCTTCGCTGCGCAAGCCCAAAAGCTGGGCGGGGCAGCTGCGCGTGGTCCAGATCGTGCGAGAGACGCCGAGCGTGCTGACCTTCCGGCTCGCGGACCCGGCCGCCGACCGGCTGCCGTTCGACTTCCTGCCGGGCCAGTTCCTGCAGGTCGAGGTAGAGCCCGAAGCGGGCAAGACCGCGCGCCGTTCCTACACGATCGCCTCTTCGCCGACCCAGCGGGCCTATGTCGAACTGACGGTCAAGCGCGAGGAGCAGGGCGTGGTCTCGCGATACCTGCACGACAAGGTCGTCGCCGACGATCTGCTGAAGGTCAGCGGACCGTTCGGCGCCTTCACCTTCACGGGAACGGATGCCCAGAGCATCGTGCTGATCGCGGGCGGGGTCGGCATCACCCCGATGATGTCGGTGCTGCGCTATCTCACCGACACCGCGTGGAAGGGTGATATCTTCTTCTTCTACGGCGCACGGTCGACCGAGGAATTCGTGTTCCGCGACGAGCTCGAACGGCTCGAACGCCGTTTTCCCAACCTCCATGTCGTCGCCGCGATGCAGCGCGCGCCCGGCACCGTCTGGATGGGCCCCGAAGGGCCGATCACCCGCGAGATGATCCTGGCCGCGGTGCCGGAGATCGCGAGCCGGCGGATCCATATGTGCGGCCCGCCGGCGATGATGGGCGCGATGCGCGGCGTGCTGGCGGAACTCGGCGTCCCCGAAGCGCAGCTGCACACCGAGGCGTTCGGTCCGGCCTCGCTGCCGGCCGACCACGAGGATCTCGAGGTCAAGCCCGCGCCCGCGCCAGCAGCTAAGCCGGCCCCGAGCGCCGAGGTGGCACCGAGCACGGTGACCTTCTCCGTGTCGGGGGTGTCGGCGGCTTTGCCCGCGGACGAGACCGTGCTCGAGGCGGCCGAGGGCGCGGGCGTCGAGATCTCCTATGCCTGCCGTGCGGGCACATGCGGCGCCTGCGTCGTCAAGCTGCTGCAGGGCGAGGTGACGATGGAGGTCGAGTCCGGCCTCGCGCCCGCCGACAAGGCGCAGGGCTATGTGCTCGCGTGCCAGGCGAAGGGCACGGGCACGCCGCTCGTGGTCGAAGCCTGA
- a CDS encoding HAD hydrolase family protein: MGKAPEEIRSAAHYISTSNDKDGIADAIDAFLLPLVGGSS; this comes from the coding sequence ATGGGCAAGGCGCCTGAGGAGATCCGTAGCGCAGCGCATTACATTTCAACCAGCAACGACAAAGATGGCATCGCCGATGCCATCGACGCATTTCTGCTGCCGCTTGTGGGAGGATCATCATGA
- a CDS encoding site-specific integrase, with translation MKKTKTPGLYVHQNGVYYLRREIPEALRSQFGGKSEWKQSLGVRDYEAAKQLFAAEDAKWQARKKVALAALGPDAAPMTAERAADIAAEFLLGNRRDAASVRKASDRAAFALAFVAGHIEIEQTAKQNQLADDVEFGPDGTVADARAMPFPDPIEALRQEFERGDYSRASIILPEVREFAGLPDKQPGRRESRLLAEALLAELLKPEVHKNPTSVVPATWAAQLAAAPPPACGTMRDAYELWKEFQGPSSQTAGEYLVAVNRFHDLFGDMPLTAVTARHGRIFRDAHMAIPAYLTKDERRLSFHDLYVHFDRVGREDRPALSPASIKKYVGGLSAIISSVLEEYDLDGNPMARIRMIGEKRGRVVAQTERRPFTDAHMHKIFASPMFTGCAGEADFRRCLPGEEVYADDLYWVFLLAAATGARIEELGQLLVSDVRTEKGIHYLWLDNLGDDQELKTDSSRRRVPLHPKLIELGFLEWARRGRQPDQRVFRDVKLNSNEKLTHNLSRRTNRYLDRIGIDERNYVFHSFRHKFKDECRDAGISKEIHDQLTGHWRPDIGSKYGDGAPLTRLAREVAKLELSYFPAPVARREAA, from the coding sequence ATGAAAAAGACAAAAACCCCAGGACTCTACGTTCACCAAAACGGCGTCTATTACCTGCGCCGAGAGATCCCCGAAGCCCTGCGCAGCCAGTTCGGCGGCAAGTCCGAGTGGAAACAGTCGCTCGGCGTTCGCGACTATGAAGCCGCAAAGCAGCTGTTCGCGGCCGAAGATGCCAAGTGGCAGGCCCGAAAGAAGGTCGCCCTCGCCGCCCTCGGGCCGGACGCCGCGCCGATGACGGCCGAGCGAGCAGCGGACATCGCGGCCGAGTTCCTGCTCGGGAATCGGCGCGATGCTGCTTCGGTCAGGAAGGCGTCCGACCGCGCGGCCTTTGCGCTCGCCTTCGTCGCGGGCCACATCGAGATCGAGCAGACCGCCAAACAGAACCAACTGGCTGACGACGTGGAGTTCGGCCCCGACGGGACGGTCGCGGACGCCCGGGCGATGCCCTTCCCCGATCCGATCGAGGCGTTGCGGCAGGAGTTCGAACGCGGAGATTACAGCCGGGCGAGCATCATCCTTCCCGAAGTGCGCGAGTTTGCCGGTTTGCCCGACAAGCAGCCCGGCCGCCGCGAATCGCGTCTCCTCGCAGAAGCCTTGCTAGCCGAGCTCCTGAAGCCCGAGGTTCACAAGAATCCCACCAGCGTCGTGCCGGCCACCTGGGCTGCCCAGCTGGCGGCAGCGCCGCCGCCGGCCTGCGGCACCATGCGGGACGCCTATGAGCTGTGGAAGGAGTTCCAGGGCCCCAGCAGCCAGACTGCAGGCGAGTATCTGGTGGCCGTGAATCGGTTTCACGATCTGTTCGGCGACATGCCTCTGACGGCCGTCACCGCGCGGCATGGCCGGATTTTCCGCGACGCTCACATGGCGATCCCGGCGTACCTCACCAAGGATGAGCGCAGGCTCTCCTTTCACGATCTCTACGTCCATTTCGACCGGGTCGGACGCGAGGACCGTCCCGCGCTCTCGCCGGCATCGATCAAGAAGTATGTCGGCGGCCTTTCGGCGATCATCTCCTCTGTCCTGGAAGAATATGATCTGGACGGAAACCCGATGGCTCGCATCCGCATGATCGGGGAGAAGCGCGGGCGGGTGGTCGCCCAGACGGAGCGTCGACCGTTCACGGACGCGCACATGCACAAGATCTTCGCCTCGCCCATGTTCACAGGCTGCGCGGGCGAGGCGGATTTCCGGCGCTGCCTGCCGGGCGAGGAGGTCTATGCGGACGATCTCTACTGGGTGTTCCTGCTGGCGGCTGCCACCGGAGCCAGGATCGAGGAGCTCGGCCAGCTCCTTGTCAGCGACGTGAGGACCGAGAAGGGCATCCACTATCTCTGGCTGGATAACCTGGGGGATGATCAGGAGCTGAAGACCGACAGCTCGAGGCGCCGGGTGCCCTTGCACCCGAAGCTGATCGAGCTCGGCTTCCTGGAGTGGGCGCGGCGGGGTCGCCAGCCGGACCAGCGGGTGTTTCGGGACGTGAAGCTCAATTCCAACGAGAAGCTGACGCACAATCTCAGCCGGCGTACCAACCGCTATCTCGACCGGATCGGCATCGATGAACGCAACTACGTGTTCCACAGCTTCCGCCACAAGTTCAAGGACGAGTGCCGGGACGCCGGGATCTCGAAGGAGATCCATGACCAGCTGACCGGGCACTGGAGGCCCGATATCGGCAGCAAATACGGCGATGGCGCACCGCTCACTCGCCTCGCTCGTGAGGTGGCCAAGCTCGAGCTGTCCTACTTCCCCGCGCCGGTGGCTCGGCGGGAGGCCGCCTGA
- a CDS encoding IS256 family transposase translates to MTDDRMALVELIEQGADSDLVREMLAFAAERMMDLEIEAKTGARAGTRSPERLNHRNGYRERGWDTRAGRIELAIPKLRKGSYFPSFLEPRRTAEKALAAVIQEAYVHGVSTRSVDDLVKAMGASDVSKSQVSRLVAEIDERVNAFLTRPIEGEWPYLWIDATYLKVREGGRIVSMAAIIAVGVNTDGRREVLGVATGPSEAEPFWKAFLRSLADRGLRGVKLVIADDHKGLRAAASKVFSASQQRCRVHWMRNALAHAAPKQRPAVIAMIKTIFAQETAEAALQQWEQVADALREKFPKLADMMDASREDVLAYMTFPKDHWAQIASTNPLERLNKEIKRRSDVIGIFPNDASVVRLVGALMLEQNDEWAVSRRYMTLETLGSVSHNPIVSLPALAA, encoded by the coding sequence ATGACCGACGACAGAATGGCCCTTGTTGAGCTGATTGAGCAAGGGGCTGATAGTGATTTGGTGCGTGAGATGCTGGCTTTCGCCGCCGAGCGCATGATGGATTTGGAGATCGAGGCGAAGACCGGTGCTCGCGCCGGCACGCGCAGCCCGGAGCGGCTCAACCACCGCAATGGCTACCGCGAGCGTGGGTGGGATACGCGCGCCGGGCGGATCGAACTGGCGATTCCGAAGCTGCGTAAAGGCAGCTACTTTCCCAGCTTCCTGGAACCGCGCCGCACCGCAGAGAAGGCTCTGGCGGCGGTGATCCAGGAGGCTTACGTCCACGGTGTCTCGACGCGCTCGGTCGATGATCTGGTAAAGGCTATGGGGGCCAGCGATGTGTCGAAGAGCCAGGTCAGCCGCCTGGTCGCCGAGATCGACGAGCGGGTGAACGCCTTCCTCACGCGGCCGATCGAGGGCGAGTGGCCCTACCTGTGGATCGACGCCACCTACCTCAAGGTGCGTGAGGGCGGACGGATCGTCTCGATGGCGGCGATAATCGCCGTTGGTGTCAACACCGATGGCCGCCGCGAAGTGCTGGGCGTCGCCACCGGCCCTTCGGAGGCGGAGCCCTTCTGGAAAGCCTTCCTGCGCTCTCTGGCCGACCGAGGCCTGCGCGGAGTGAAGCTTGTCATCGCCGATGATCACAAGGGGCTGCGCGCCGCCGCGAGCAAGGTGTTCAGCGCCAGCCAACAGCGATGCCGGGTGCACTGGATGCGCAATGCGCTGGCCCATGCTGCGCCCAAGCAGCGGCCCGCCGTCATCGCCATGATCAAGACCATCTTCGCGCAGGAAACGGCCGAGGCGGCTCTCCAGCAGTGGGAACAGGTTGCCGATGCCCTGCGCGAGAAGTTCCCGAAGCTCGCCGACATGATGGACGCTTCGCGCGAGGACGTGCTCGCCTACATGACGTTCCCGAAGGACCACTGGGCGCAGATCGCCTCCACCAACCCGCTGGAAAGGTTGAATAAAGAGATCAAACGCCGCTCCGACGTCATCGGCATCTTCCCGAACGATGCCTCCGTCGTACGTCTCGTCGGCGCGCTGATGCTGGAGCAGAACGATGAGTGGGCGGTATCCCGACGCTACATGACGCTGGAAACCCTCGGCTCGGTGAGCCATAATCCAATCGTCAGCCTGCCAGCCCTGGCTGCCTGA
- a CDS encoding HAD-IIB family hydrolase, with protein sequence MKRLAAFDLDGTLALSKQPLDDEMADLLTRLLDVTMVAIISGGDWPQFEKQVVSRMPARARLDNFIIQPTTGTKLYRHADGQWTRIYADLFTGDESQRIREALTKAVEQAGYPNENIWGEQIEDRGSQITFSALGQEAPLEAKDTWDPDHAKRKKLQALLQPLLPGFAINIGGATSIDITREGIDKAYGLKRLSEQTGVALDEMIFFGDAIFPGGNDYPAKHLGLDTVRVRDVAETKSVVGAIAAWLV encoded by the coding sequence ATGAAGCGACTGGCCGCTTTCGACCTCGACGGAACGCTCGCGCTCAGCAAGCAGCCGCTCGACGATGAAATGGCGGATCTGCTTACCCGCCTGCTCGACGTGACGATGGTAGCGATCATCTCCGGAGGCGACTGGCCGCAATTCGAGAAACAGGTGGTGTCGCGCATGCCCGCCCGGGCGCGGCTCGACAATTTCATCATCCAGCCGACCACGGGCACCAAGCTCTATCGTCACGCCGACGGCCAATGGACGCGTATCTATGCCGATCTGTTCACCGGCGACGAAAGCCAGCGCATCCGCGAAGCACTGACCAAGGCGGTCGAGCAGGCGGGCTATCCAAACGAGAACATCTGGGGCGAGCAGATCGAGGATCGCGGCAGCCAGATCACATTCTCCGCGCTCGGTCAGGAGGCGCCGCTCGAGGCCAAGGACACGTGGGATCCCGATCACGCCAAGCGCAAGAAATTGCAGGCCCTGCTCCAGCCGTTGCTGCCAGGCTTTGCCATCAATATCGGCGGGGCGACATCGATCGACATCACGCGCGAAGGGATAGACAAGGCCTATGGCCTTAAGCGCCTTTCCGAGCAGACCGGCGTCGCGCTCGACGAGATGATCTTCTTCGGTGACGCGATCTTCCCGGGCGGAAATGATTATCCGGCCAAGCACCTCGGGCTGGATACCGTTCGAGTCCGCGACGTTGCCGAAACCAAGTCGGTGGTTGGCGCGATCGCTGCCTGGCTAGTCTAA